A single window of Ketobacter sp. MCCC 1A13808 DNA harbors:
- a CDS encoding DUF1330 domain-containing protein has translation MKGYLVLDLAINELSGFMEYVQKIPEFIKKHGGRYIVQGVEPELMEGSWLPQRLVVLEFPTKIAAKEFLNDPEAQQLFSLRKATTTSNLILAEGCE, from the coding sequence ATGAAAGGATATCTGGTTTTAGACTTGGCTATAAATGAGCTTTCTGGCTTTATGGAATATGTTCAAAAAATTCCTGAATTCATAAAAAAGCACGGTGGTAGATATATCGTTCAAGGAGTAGAACCAGAGTTGATGGAAGGTTCCTGGTTACCTCAAAGATTGGTAGTTTTGGAGTTCCCTACGAAGATTGCAGCGAAAGAGTTTTTGAATGATCCAGAAGCTCAGCAGCTATTTTCGTTACGTAAAGCGACCACAACAAGCAATCTTATACTCGCGGAAGGCTGTGAGTGA
- a CDS encoding YafY family protein, which produces MRKSDRLFQLTNILRRHQPITARQLAERLNVSERTIYRYVDDLSLAGIPIYGEPGVGYRLSEGFELPPLQLSQGELEALIVGVSLTASLTGKTFAASAHSLLSKIEAALPSESQMIAHQDRVVRVLANHHQSEAYLVWGEAHAAISSGCWLRITYKSHSKAVTDRTVFPLGLFYWGGKWTLGCWCELRGDYRDLRVDRITKLELSEQAGVLPGDVSLSAYIALRSAAID; this is translated from the coding sequence GTGCGGAAATCAGATAGACTTTTTCAGCTTACGAATATTCTGCGTAGGCACCAACCAATTACCGCAAGACAATTGGCTGAACGGTTGAATGTATCTGAGAGAACTATTTATCGCTATGTTGACGATTTATCTCTAGCCGGAATACCCATTTACGGTGAGCCTGGTGTTGGATACCGCTTGTCAGAGGGGTTTGAATTGCCTCCCTTGCAATTGTCGCAAGGGGAGCTGGAAGCTCTGATTGTGGGAGTGAGCCTGACGGCATCGTTGACCGGGAAGACATTTGCGGCGTCGGCACATTCTCTCTTGTCCAAAATTGAAGCGGCATTGCCGAGTGAGTCACAGATGATTGCTCATCAAGACAGAGTAGTTCGAGTGTTAGCAAACCACCATCAATCCGAGGCTTATCTGGTGTGGGGAGAAGCCCATGCAGCAATATCATCTGGATGTTGGCTGAGGATTACCTATAAATCGCACTCAAAGGCTGTGACGGATAGAACAGTATTTCCTCTGGGGCTATTCTATTGGGGCGGTAAATGGACACTGGGCTGTTGGTGCGAGCTACGTGGCGATTATAGAGACCTCAGAGTTGACCGCATAACCAAACTAGAGCTTAGTGAACAGGCTGGCGTTTTACCTGGAGACGTTTCTCTGTCCGCATACATTGCACTTAGAAGTGCGGCTATTGACTGA